A window of the Electrophorus electricus isolate fEleEle1 chromosome 11, fEleEle1.pri, whole genome shotgun sequence genome harbors these coding sequences:
- the pno1 gene encoding RNA-binding protein PNO1, whose amino-acid sequence MEASSNVTPEVITIVDSEVSTDTFEKVKSKKTQKRKHDMGEVEMESEDTVAPKRPQFPPVSGDRLKGGADEMRKIPVPSHRYTPLKENWLRIFTPIVENLQLQVRFNLKTRNVEIKTCKETQDIGALTKAADFVKAFVLGFQVEDALALIRLDELFLETFDITDVKPLKGDHLSRAIGRIAGKGGKTKFTIENVTKTRIVLADTKVHILGSFQNIKMARTAICNLILGSPPSKVYGNIRAVASRAAERF is encoded by the exons ATGGAAGCTTCCAGTAACGTAACCCCTGAGGTCATTACAATTGTGGACAGTGAAGTCAGCACGGATACTTTCGAAAAAGTGAAATCAAAGAAAACTCAGAAACGTAAACATGACATGGGTGAAGTGGAAATGGAATCTGAAGACACGGTGGCACCGAAGAGACCACAATTTCCACCAGTATCTGGTGACAGACTAAAG GGGGGTGCTgatgaaatgagaaaaatacCAGTTCCTTCACACCGATACACACCCTTGAAAGAAAACTGGCTCAGAATTTTCACCCCCATTGTTGAGAACCTGCAACTTCAAGTCAGATTTAATCTCAAAACAAGAAATGTGGAGATTAAA ACATGTAAGGAAACACAAGATATTGGTGCCCTCACAAAAGCAGCAGATTTTGTAAAGGCCTTTGTTTTAGGATTTCAAGTTGAG GATGCACTTGCACTAATCAGATTGGATGAACTGTTTCTGGAAACCTTTGATATCACAGACG TTAAACCTCTTAAGGGAGATCACCTGTCTAGAGCTATTGGTAGAATAGCAGGCAAAGGAGGAAAAACTAAATTTACCAttgaaaatgtcacaaaaacCAGGATTGTCCTTGCAGACAC GAAAGTACACATATTGGGATCctttcaaaatatcaaaatggcACGGACTGCTATATGCAACCTCATCTTAG GGAGTCCGCCATCAAAGGTCTATGGGAACATTCGGGCAGTTGCCAGCCGAGCAGCTGAGAGATTCTAA